Proteins encoded within one genomic window of Acidovorax sp. 107:
- a CDS encoding DsbA family protein has translation MPSTPPVTVTYLFDPLCGWCYAAAPVLARLQATPGVQVALAPTGLFAGAGARPMDAQFAAYAWANDQRIAQLTGQPFSQAYREQVLAQPAGRFDSGPATLALTAVAQTEPARELEALQAFQRARYVDGCDTTAPTVLADVLGTLGLHAAAALVREPTDALRSAMLQRVAAARADMQALGAQGVPQLAVGDAATGRRRVLGGQALYGNFDALLQQVTQA, from the coding sequence ATGCCCTCCACGCCCCCCGTCACCGTGACGTACCTGTTCGACCCCCTGTGCGGCTGGTGCTACGCCGCTGCGCCCGTGCTGGCCCGCTTGCAGGCCACGCCCGGCGTGCAGGTGGCGCTGGCGCCCACCGGCCTGTTTGCAGGCGCCGGCGCCCGGCCCATGGACGCGCAATTTGCCGCCTACGCCTGGGCCAACGACCAGCGCATCGCGCAGCTCACCGGCCAGCCGTTCAGCCAGGCCTACCGCGAACAGGTGCTGGCCCAACCCGCTGGGCGTTTTGACTCAGGCCCCGCCACGCTGGCCCTCACCGCCGTGGCGCAGACCGAGCCCGCACGCGAGCTGGAGGCACTGCAGGCGTTTCAGCGTGCACGCTACGTGGACGGGTGCGACACCACAGCGCCCACCGTGCTGGCCGATGTGCTGGGCACCCTGGGCCTGCATGCTGCTGCAGCGCTGGTGCGCGAACCCACCGATGCCCTGCGCTCCGCCATGCTGCAGCGCGTGGCAGCCGCCCGTGCCGACATGCAAGCCCTGGGCGCACAAGGCGTGCCACAACTGGCAGTGGGCGACGCCGCCACCGGCCGCCGCCGCGTGCTGGGCGGCCAGGCCCTGTACGGCAACTTTGATGCGCTGTTGCAGCAGGTGACCCAGGCCTGA
- a CDS encoding alpha/beta hydrolase domain-containing protein — MKPLRAFGKLALTAAAAAAITACGGSSNDASKGPALKLAITATEAFPGTYGEVGEYERVTGTISGEVDPKDPKNAVIQDLALAPTNANGMVEYQADFVMLKPKNMAKASGVLRYDAPNRGNILTMLNPTATPSDAVYLERGYVMLYSAWQGDVPKSTAARLTVTVPVAKNKDGSSITGPYRAELVPAAASPAMTLPGGVFNGTMIPYEPASLDNTQPGYSLTRRANETDARVPVPASDWKFATCDTGTNAFPGTPSATSVCLKGGFDPAYLYELVYVAKDPKVMGVGLAALRDTVSFFRSKAADSSGTPNPLAGRITHTLGQGTSQSGNAMKTFLHLGFNQALDGGKVFDGMYAHVAARQTNINTRFAVPGGGGGLRTDHTAFGQTAPRGLDKDYMDDISGRQGGVMKRCAATNTCPKFFLGLSGTEFWQLQGSPVLTDANGTKDLAQPDNARIYYYASTQHGGAGGTASIAYAPTRATYPTGTVVQFNDSFRALFLNLEDWVVRGTQPPASQVPKLADGTLVRPEALAFPAMKGLTWAVGGVQTPIPDFSYRGLYNNFPLFDFGPQYIPQDEAGIATVLPPRNLGRDYAILVPQVDASTGLTRTGIRSVEARAPLGTSIEFNYVATPGITDLANLTGSFIPFHKTRAARLAAGDARPSLEELYGTQDGYVAAVTQAANDLVAQRLLLQRDADLQIARAKAAAVLP; from the coding sequence ATGAAACCTCTTCGTGCATTCGGAAAACTCGCGCTGACGGCCGCCGCCGCAGCCGCCATCACCGCCTGCGGGGGCTCCAGCAACGATGCGTCCAAGGGCCCGGCCCTCAAGCTGGCCATCACCGCCACCGAGGCCTTCCCCGGCACCTACGGCGAAGTGGGTGAATATGAGCGCGTGACCGGCACCATCAGTGGCGAGGTGGACCCCAAGGACCCCAAGAACGCCGTCATCCAGGACCTGGCGCTGGCGCCCACCAACGCCAACGGCATGGTCGAGTACCAGGCCGACTTCGTCATGCTCAAGCCCAAGAACATGGCCAAAGCCAGCGGCGTGCTGCGCTACGACGCACCCAACCGCGGCAACATCCTCACCATGCTCAACCCCACGGCCACGCCCAGCGATGCGGTGTATCTGGAGCGCGGTTACGTGATGCTCTATTCCGCCTGGCAGGGCGACGTGCCCAAGAGCACCGCCGCGCGCCTGACGGTGACCGTGCCCGTGGCGAAGAACAAGGATGGCAGCAGCATCACCGGCCCCTACCGTGCCGAGCTGGTGCCCGCGGCCGCCAGCCCTGCCATGACGCTGCCCGGCGGCGTGTTCAACGGCACCATGATTCCGTACGAGCCCGCCAGCCTGGACAACACCCAGCCCGGCTACTCGCTCACCCGCCGCGCCAACGAGACCGATGCACGCGTGCCCGTGCCTGCCAGCGACTGGAAGTTCGCCACCTGCGACACGGGCACCAATGCCTTCCCCGGCACGCCCAGCGCCACCAGCGTGTGCCTGAAGGGCGGGTTCGACCCGGCCTATCTGTACGAGCTGGTCTATGTCGCCAAAGACCCCAAAGTGATGGGCGTGGGTCTGGCCGCGTTGCGCGACACGGTGAGCTTCTTCCGCAGCAAGGCGGCCGATTCCAGCGGCACCCCCAACCCGCTCGCAGGCCGCATCACACACACGCTGGGGCAGGGCACCTCGCAGTCTGGCAACGCCATGAAGACCTTTCTGCACCTGGGCTTCAACCAGGCGCTGGATGGCGGCAAGGTGTTTGACGGCATGTACGCCCACGTGGCGGCACGCCAGACCAACATCAACACGCGCTTTGCCGTGCCCGGTGGCGGCGGTGGCCTGCGCACCGACCACACCGCCTTCGGCCAGACGGCACCGCGCGGGCTGGACAAGGACTACATGGACGACATCAGCGGCCGCCAGGGCGGCGTGATGAAGCGCTGCGCCGCCACCAACACCTGCCCCAAGTTCTTCCTGGGCCTGTCGGGCACTGAGTTCTGGCAGCTGCAAGGCTCACCCGTGCTGACCGACGCCAACGGCACCAAGGACCTGGCGCAGCCCGACAACGCCCGCATCTACTACTACGCCAGCACCCAGCACGGCGGGGCAGGGGGCACGGCCAGCATTGCCTATGCACCCACGCGCGCCACGTACCCCACGGGCACGGTGGTGCAGTTCAACGACAGCTTCCGCGCGCTGTTCCTCAACCTGGAAGACTGGGTGGTGCGCGGCACGCAGCCACCCGCCAGCCAGGTGCCCAAGCTGGCCGACGGCACGCTGGTGCGGCCTGAGGCACTGGCCTTCCCGGCCATGAAGGGGCTGACCTGGGCGGTGGGCGGCGTGCAGACGCCCATTCCGGACTTCAGCTATCGGGGCCTGTACAACAACTTCCCGCTGTTCGACTTTGGCCCGCAGTACATCCCACAGGACGAGGCCGGCATTGCCACCGTGCTGCCCCCGCGCAACCTGGGCCGCGACTACGCCATCCTCGTGCCGCAGGTCGATGCCTCCACAGGCCTCACCCGCACAGGCATCCGCAGCGTGGAGGCGCGTGCGCCGCTGGGCACCAGCATCGAGTTCAACTACGTGGCCACGCCCGGCATCACCGATTTGGCCAACCTCACGGGCAGCTTCATCCCCTTCCACAAGACGCGCGCCGCGCGGCTGGCAGCGGGCGACGCACGTCCTTCGCTGGAGGAACTGTATGGAACGCAGGACGGCTATGTGGCTGCGGTGACGCAAGCCGCGAATGACCTGGTGGCGCAGCGCCTGCTGCTGCAGCGCGATGCTGACCTGCAGATTGCGCGCGCCAAGGCCGCTGCCGTGCTGCCCTGA
- a CDS encoding MBL fold metallo-hydrolase, whose protein sequence is MFRTTLIAATLAVAFTGAQAAQPLQVKVYNADGNSFNVNSTLVYGDKEAMVIDAGFTRADALRIAANVLDSGKELKTIYVSQADPDYYFGVETLKEIFPQADVVTTPAVLEKINAKLAGKLAFWGPKMGANAPRTPVLPKALSSSTLSVDGQTVEIRGTTGPLAHRPYAWIPSIKAVVGNIGVFGTNMHVWTADTQTVAERSAWVAQLDEMAALQPTVVVPGHMPAGTALDASNVTYTKSYLQAFEKNAAATKTSAELIDAMKKAYPAAPMGLSLDIGAKVNKGEMKW, encoded by the coding sequence ATGTTCCGCACCACCCTCATCGCCGCCACCCTCGCTGTTGCCTTCACCGGCGCCCAGGCTGCCCAGCCCCTGCAGGTCAAGGTCTACAACGCCGACGGCAACAGCTTCAACGTCAACTCCACGCTGGTCTATGGCGACAAAGAAGCCATGGTGATCGACGCAGGCTTTACCCGTGCCGACGCGCTGCGCATTGCCGCCAACGTGCTCGACAGCGGCAAAGAGTTGAAGACCATTTATGTGAGTCAGGCCGACCCCGACTACTACTTTGGCGTCGAGACGCTGAAAGAAATCTTCCCCCAAGCCGACGTGGTGACCACGCCCGCCGTGCTGGAGAAGATCAACGCCAAGCTCGCCGGCAAGCTCGCCTTCTGGGGCCCCAAGATGGGCGCCAACGCGCCGCGTACGCCCGTGCTGCCCAAAGCCCTCAGCAGCAGCACGCTGAGCGTGGACGGCCAGACGGTGGAGATCCGTGGCACCACGGGCCCGCTGGCGCACCGCCCCTATGCGTGGATTCCTTCCATCAAGGCCGTGGTCGGCAACATCGGCGTGTTCGGCACCAACATGCATGTGTGGACGGCCGACACCCAGACCGTGGCAGAGCGCAGCGCCTGGGTGGCTCAGCTCGACGAAATGGCCGCCCTGCAGCCCACCGTGGTGGTACCGGGCCACATGCCCGCAGGCACGGCGCTGGACGCCAGCAACGTGACCTACACCAAGAGCTACCTGCAGGCGTTCGAGAAAAACGCCGCCGCTACCAAGACAAGCGCCGAACTCATCGACGCGATGAAGAAGGCCTACCCCGCAGCGCCCATGGGCCTGTCGCTGGACATCGGCGCCAAGGTCAACAAGGGTGAGATGAAGTGGTAA
- a CDS encoding ATP-binding protein, whose amino-acid sequence MHTASSHAAVAAVARTGPRIHLVIGPVGAGKSTFARQLVQQHRAVPLNLDDWMATLFSADRPDTSDVMAWYVPRTLRCLAQIWKTAEAVLNTGGDVVLEVGLIQQHQRDAFYARMGPWADVMVVYVLDASREVRRERVLRRNAEQGATFSMVVPPHIFELASDLWQPPDEVECANRSVVWVPVADHRA is encoded by the coding sequence ATGCACACCGCTTCAAGCCACGCCGCCGTCGCAGCCGTTGCCCGCACAGGCCCTCGCATTCACCTGGTCATCGGCCCCGTGGGCGCAGGCAAGTCCACCTTTGCCCGCCAGCTGGTGCAGCAGCACCGCGCCGTCCCGCTAAACCTGGACGACTGGATGGCCACGCTGTTTTCAGCCGACCGACCCGATACTTCGGACGTCATGGCCTGGTACGTGCCCCGCACGCTGCGCTGTCTGGCGCAGATCTGGAAGACGGCCGAGGCCGTGCTGAACACGGGTGGCGATGTAGTGCTGGAGGTGGGCCTGATCCAGCAGCACCAGCGCGATGCGTTTTACGCCCGCATGGGGCCATGGGCCGATGTCATGGTGGTGTATGTGCTGGACGCATCGCGCGAGGTGCGGCGCGAGCGTGTGTTGCGGCGCAATGCTGAGCAGGGCGCAACGTTTTCGATGGTGGTGCCACCGCACATCTTTGAACTGGCCAGCGACCTGTGGCAGCCGCCGGACGAAGTGGAGTGCGCGAACCGCAGCGTAGTGTGGGTGCCCGTGGCAGACCACAGGGCTTGA
- a CDS encoding LysR family transcriptional regulator: MDRLTAMHVFAEVATSGSFSATADKLDMSRAMVTRYVGEMEQWLQARLLQRTTRSVTLTDAGEHALRRCQQMLALSQDLQEETATTTEGALRGQLRLTCSVSFAFAQMGAAIADFLAQHPQLKIDLDASEGSLNLVEKRIDLAIRISAEPDPLLIGRPLARCDSVLVASPAYLAVHGVPQQPADLAQHRCLSYANFGKSVWQLTRGEVVERVGVSGHFSANEATTLMRAALAGGGIAMQPTYLVNPYLHSGELQAVLPQWDLPVMTIYALYPSRRHLSPAVRALLDFLVERFAGVPW, translated from the coding sequence ATGGACCGCCTGACCGCCATGCATGTGTTTGCCGAAGTCGCCACCAGCGGCAGCTTCAGTGCCACGGCCGACAAACTGGACATGTCGCGTGCCATGGTCACGCGCTACGTGGGCGAGATGGAGCAGTGGCTGCAGGCGCGGCTGCTGCAGCGCACCACCCGCAGCGTGACGCTGACCGACGCGGGCGAGCACGCGCTGCGCCGCTGTCAGCAGATGCTGGCGTTGTCGCAAGACCTCCAAGAAGAAACCGCCACCACCACCGAGGGCGCATTGCGCGGCCAGCTGCGGCTGACCTGCAGCGTGTCATTTGCGTTTGCGCAGATGGGTGCGGCGATTGCGGATTTTCTGGCGCAGCACCCCCAGCTCAAGATCGACCTGGACGCGAGCGAGGGCTCGCTAAACCTGGTCGAAAAGCGCATCGACCTGGCCATCCGCATCAGCGCCGAGCCCGACCCGCTGCTCATCGGCCGGCCGCTGGCGCGGTGTGATTCGGTACTGGTGGCATCGCCCGCCTACCTGGCCGTGCACGGCGTGCCGCAGCAACCCGCCGACCTGGCGCAGCACCGCTGCCTGAGCTATGCCAACTTTGGCAAAAGCGTGTGGCAGCTGACGCGCGGCGAGGTGGTGGAGCGCGTGGGCGTGAGCGGCCATTTCAGCGCCAACGAGGCCACCACGCTGATGCGCGCAGCGCTGGCGGGCGGCGGCATTGCGATGCAGCCGACGTATCTGGTCAACCCGTATTTGCACAGCGGCGAGCTGCAGGCCGTGCTGCCACAGTGGGACTTGCCGGTGATGACGATCTATGCGCTGTACCCGTCGCGCAGACATTTGTCGCCTGCGGTGCGAGCGTTGCTGGACTTTTTGGTGGAGCGGTTTGCGGGGGTGCCTTGGTGA
- a CDS encoding nuclear transport factor 2 family protein yields MKPVKTLLVAASLVAAFASASAFAQTTNKDIVVAGMKGLFITRDASVIDKYWSPGYIQHNPAVPNGAEVLRGWIKSLPPDFKYEPGMVVAEGDLVMMHGRYSGMGPKPMVGVDIFRLSGGKIVEHWDVLQQEVTPTASGNPMFTQPAK; encoded by the coding sequence ATGAAGCCCGTCAAGACCTTGCTCGTTGCCGCATCGCTCGTGGCAGCCTTTGCGTCCGCCAGCGCCTTTGCCCAGACCACCAACAAAGACATCGTGGTGGCCGGCATGAAGGGCCTGTTCATCACGCGCGACGCGTCGGTCATCGACAAGTACTGGTCGCCCGGCTACATCCAGCACAACCCCGCCGTGCCCAATGGCGCCGAGGTGCTGCGCGGATGGATCAAAAGCCTGCCGCCCGACTTCAAGTACGAGCCGGGCATGGTGGTGGCCGAGGGCGACCTGGTCATGATGCATGGCCGCTACTCGGGCATGGGCCCCAAGCCCATGGTCGGGGTGGACATCTTCCGCCTGTCCGGTGGCAAGATCGTCGAGCACTGGGACGTGCTGCAGCAAGAGGTCACCCCCACCGCCAGCGGCAACCCCATGTTCACCCAGCCTGCCAAATAA
- a CDS encoding NAD(P)/FAD-dependent oxidoreductase: MTTTSTQAFDVIVVGGSFAGLSAAMQLARARRRVCVVDAGQPRNRFAAASHGFFGQDGEPPLAMIEQARRKLAAYPTVTLRQGTAVSATPQHSAGSPENGFEVVLDDGATMEAHKLVLAFGVQDGLPEIAGLRERWGASVLHCPYCHGYEFAGQRLGVLYHSSGSAMHAQLIADWGRTTLFLNGDITLESAERERLLALGIAIEPAPIAALEGPGQALQAVRLHATSGGDARVVPLAALYVAATTRPASPLAEQLGCAFDDGPMGPYIGTDANKMTTVPGVYAAGDLTLMRHNATLASAEGVLAGVGAHQALVFGG, translated from the coding sequence ATGACAACGACAAGCACCCAGGCGTTTGACGTGATCGTGGTGGGCGGCAGCTTTGCGGGCCTGTCGGCCGCGATGCAGCTGGCGCGCGCCCGGCGGCGGGTGTGCGTGGTGGACGCAGGCCAGCCGCGCAACCGGTTTGCGGCGGCGTCGCACGGTTTCTTCGGGCAAGACGGCGAGCCGCCGCTGGCAATGATCGAGCAGGCGCGGCGCAAGCTGGCGGCCTACCCCACGGTGACGCTGCGGCAGGGCACTGCCGTGTCTGCCACACCGCAGCACAGTGCGGGGTCACCCGAGAACGGGTTTGAAGTGGTGCTGGACGATGGCGCCACCATGGAGGCCCACAAGCTGGTGCTGGCCTTTGGCGTGCAAGATGGTCTGCCCGAGATTGCGGGCCTGCGCGAGCGCTGGGGCGCATCGGTGCTGCACTGCCCGTATTGCCACGGTTATGAGTTTGCGGGCCAGCGGCTGGGCGTGCTGTACCACTCGTCAGGCTCCGCCATGCACGCGCAGCTGATTGCCGACTGGGGCCGGACCACCCTCTTTCTGAATGGCGACATCACGCTGGAGAGCGCCGAGCGCGAGCGGCTGTTGGCGCTGGGCATTGCCATCGAGCCAGCACCCATCGCCGCGCTGGAGGGCCCGGGCCAGGCGCTGCAGGCCGTGCGGCTGCATGCCACCAGTGGCGGTGATGCGCGCGTGGTGCCGCTGGCTGCGCTGTATGTGGCCGCCACCACCCGCCCCGCCAGCCCGCTGGCCGAGCAACTGGGCTGCGCGTTCGACGATGGGCCGATGGGCCCGTACATCGGCACCGACGCCAACAAGATGACCACCGTGCCCGGCGTGTATGCCGCTGGCGACCTGACGCTGATGCGGCACAACGCCACGCTGGCATCGGCCGAAGGGGTGCTGGCGGGTGTGGGGGCGCACCAGGCGCTGGTGTTTGGCGGCTGA